Genomic window (Phycisphaeraceae bacterium):
GGCTCGCAAGAAAACCGATTGCAAGAACACCGGCGAGCGGAATGGGAAACGACCACAACGCGATATACGCTGCGCCCATAATCGAATCAACTGCTGAGCCTCGCTTGGCAGCAGCCAGCATGCCACTGGGAATAGCAACAGCGTAAATAATCGTAAATGCAATCAGGTTCAGTGTGAGCGTGACCGGGAGCGCCTGCAGTATCAACTCCGATACAGGACGCGTTCTGCTGAACGACTTTCCCAAATCCGGTGAGCCAAGCCAGAGTATGCCAGGAACGATCGGAACTCCGGACTCCTTGTATGGCTTTGCATCGAGCATCGCCAGCAACTGCAGACGTTCCTTGTACGCAATCCGATACGCGTCGATTGCCTCTTGTCCAGTCTGTTGTATCGCCGCCCACATAGGGTGCGAAGTAGCCGGCTTGTGGCTCCGCAATACAGATTCTCTGATCTTCTCATTTACGTCATACGCACCGCGCAACTCGATCGACTGGGCGTATTCAACCAGAAGAATCTGCTGAGTCTTGCGTAGTCCGATCGCACGAACTCGCACGCGCGCGTATTCCTGTGACGCTTGACGCCACGCTTTGCGTTTGTGCTCATCGGTCGCACCGTCGGGCCATGCGAACGGCTCAACAGCGATGTCGTCAACAGCAAGATCATCTGTAAACCATTCCCAGAGAATCGGAGGTTTCTGCTCGCGCGGACGAAGGACCGTATCGCCAGCTTCATCAATCTGCGCACGTGGCCCAAACTTGATCGGGCTGATCTGAGCAAGCCATCGCACATACTGCACTACCGGAGGCGCATCAAGTCCGTACCGATCCTCAAGCCGTGCTTCCTTCATCGCCGCGCTTGTTGCGTTCATCTGCCCGCCACTTGCCTTCATGGCTGCACCGATACCGCCCGGACTCATCGCAATGATCATAAACACAAGGAAAGTGATGCCGAACAGTGTCGGAACAATCAGGAGCAGGCGTCTGATCAGGTATGTCGTCATGAGAATGATGGTCGCTTACAAGACATCAAATGTGCTATGCACAAGGAAACGGGGCTATCAATCCTGGCCCGTGAACATAAACTCACGCGGCTCCAACCCGCTCGCGTACTCCTGAATGTTTGTGTATTCCTTGTCGATGAAACGCGACCATGGGAGTGCGCGGATGAATGTGTACGGCTGCTCCTCATGCACGAGATTGTGGAACTTGTGCCAAGCCTCCATGCGTTTGTTGTAGTCACGCTCGGTACGAATAGATTCAATCAGAGGATCCTGGCCGCCATCCCACTGCACAAAGTTATGCCCCTGATTCTTGATTGAATCGGTGTGCCATATCTGAGAAGGGTCGCTTTCAGGATCTGATGCAGACCAGCCGAGCACAATTGCATCAAAGTTGCGGGTCTTCATAATCTGATCGTACTGCGCCCATTCAACCACATTGGGCGTACACACAATTCCAGCGTCGCGACACTGAGTCACGATGTAATCCTGCATGCGTTCTGCAGTCTGCCCTCCAACTGCCCGGGTAAACTCAAATCGAAACGGCTGGCCCTTCTCGTTCTCTAGAATGCCGTCACCATCCCGATCTATCCATCCCGCTTCGGCGAGCAGTTGCTTCGCACGACCAGGGTTGTACGGCCAGGGCTTTGCATCCTTTGGCACTGTCGGAACAGGGCCGTTGTTCGGACCGACTGCAACAAATCCATTGCCAACCCAGATATCACGGATCATGAGTTCGCGATCGAGGAGCATGGTCATTGCCTGACGAACACGCTTGTCATGAAATGGCGTAAGTTTTCCATCTCGCTCGCCACATTGCCATCCAATGAATCCGTACCCCGATCGCATGTTCATCCACCGGTGCAAACCGATGTTGTACTGTTCGGCTTTTGCCGGATTATCCTGGTAGTCCTTGTACTGTGGTGAGGACGGGAGGATCATGTCAACTTCCTTGTTGATCATGGCCTGAAGTCGTGCCTCTTCGTTGTCAATCACAAGAAACCGCATCTCATCAAGCAGCGGCTTTGGTCCCCAGTACTGCTCATTGCGCTCGATGACAACTGTATCCCCGGGCACCCAGTCCGTGTTTACGAGCTTGTATGGTCCGGACCCCATCAACAAGGCTGGCTGCTCGTTGATCTGTTGTGGCGTGAACTTCTCGAAGAAGTGCTTCGGGAGAATATTTGTCACCAGAGCTGCATTGAGGTTGTACGCACCCGGCTTCTTGAAGTGAAACTCCACCGTTCTCTCTGAAACAACATCAACACGTTCGAGGTATGGCTCGATGACCGAGCGGACCGACTCGGTTTCCAGTTCAGGATTCATGATGTAGTCGTTGAATGTAAACGCAACATCCTCCGCCAGCACGGGCACGCCATCGCTGAATCTGGCTCGGTCTCGCAGTTTCACACGAAGCCACATGCCTTCGGGGTCGTACTGCCATGCTTCTGCCAGAACACCCTGGAGCTCAAGAGTGACCGGGTTGTATCGTGCGAGTCTTTCAACCACCCAGTCCTCGATACGACGGCCGTATGTGTCTTCAGCAACATACGACGTGAGCTTGGATAACTGCGCCTCAAAGCATTCAATGAATACACCACCCGGTTGAAAATCGGGCAGTTTGGTCGGATCGTTGTCGAGCACAAATGCTGGCTGCCAATCGATCTTCACGCCTGGCACCGCCCAGCTTGGAGTTTCGTCAACCTTTGGAGTTGTTGACCCGCTTGAGAGCGCCCCACCCTCTTCAATGTATGTAGCAATTCGGTCTACTTCTGTAGAGATTCGACCAGCGGATGTTTCAACGGATTTGATGCGGTCATCAAGTTGCTGAAGGCTAATCCAGTTCCTGTCCTTCACGAACATCGACATCAGCACAAGCACGCCTACAAACGCAACCATTACCATCAGTATGAAGTCTTTGATACCAAATCGGCTTTGCATCTGAACTCTCCGATATTCCTCTGATACTGAATCGATGGTATGGTTTGCCGGCGCTGCGTATTTGAAGCAGCCCCGACACTTTCTCTGGTATTACCGCTTTGCACGCTTCGGATCGAATGCTTCACGCAGTCCTTCTCCTACGAAGTTGAGCGCCAGCAGCGTCAACCCCAGAAGAAGACACGGGAAAAACAGCAGCCACCAATACGAGCGGTGCTGATTGAGCTGGTCGAGCCCTTCCGCAGCAAGGTTTCCCCAGCTTGGAAGCGGTGGCGAGACACCGATACCAAGAAAACTGAGAAAACTCTCCTGCAGAATAGCCTGCGGAACTGTCAGCGTGGCGTACACAATGATCGGCCCCAGCAGATTGGGCAGGAGGTGCTGGACGAACTGGCGATTCAAGGGTGTGCCGATTGCTCGAGCAGCTTCCATGAACGGCTGGTTCTTCAGACTCAGCACCTGACCACGAACCACGCGCGCCATGGTAAGCCACGACACACCGCCGATTGCGACGAGCAATGTGATCACCTGCAATGTGGCACGCTGGCTTTCGGACAGATCGCCGCCCTTGATCTGCGTCTGTGACTCCTTGATAATTTCATCGCGGAGTTCGCTTGTCTGCTCCTTTGCAAGTCTCTCGATGACTTGCGATCGATCTTCAGGTGAGAGTGGGCCGCCCTCGCTGAGGAGTTCATTCAACGTGATATCCGGATCCACACCGAGATCCGCGACAAGTCCCAGTTCCACAGCATTGAACTGATCGCTATAGGTTTCAACAAGCACAGGCACTGCACGGGACTGGAGTTCCTGCTCGACATACGCCTGCCGTTGCACATTTGCGTGCTCTGCTCGCGCTGCGACAAGATTCATAACCATCGCGTCGACTGCGACGGCAAGAAGCACCACGAGCAGGATGTACGGCAAACCAAACAGAATGTCGACGATGCGCATCATAACCGCATCAACCTTGCCACCAAAGAATCCAGATATCGACCCATACACCGTGCCGATACACACCGAGATCAATGCAGCAACGATACCAATAGTGAGTGAGATACCGCCCCCTGCGAGCACCCTGATCATGAGACTCCGGCCGAGCACGTCGGTCCCCAAAATCGGAGCGGGTGTGCCTTGCGGACCATCAGGCACTGCGGCTCGCTGCACCTTGATCTGATCGAGGCGTTCCTTTTCGTCAGCATTCTTCCACGGCCACCATGCGGGCGAGAGCCTCGCCGAGACAGCGTCACCACTCATGTACCGGGCCGTTGTGCTATTTTCTGCACTTCCAAGGGTGAGCGGGAGCGACAACACGCACGCTGCAAACATCAGCGCCAGAAAAACCATCCCGGCGATCCCGATCGGGCTGCGCGTAAAGGGGTTATCGCGCTCGCGAGGCGGCGCCATAATAGCTGGCACCGAATCCGGCACTTCGCTTGCATGGGGATTGTTGGTGGTACTCGTCACGGGGATGCAAGGATAACGCGCAAACCTTGTTCCATCCTGATTGCTGTCGGAATCGTTTGATCACACGTGAGTTGCGGCTAACCACCACCCACCAGCGTCACAAGTTCAACCATGTCGCCGTCTTTGAGCTTTGTTCGGGCATGGTCACGCTTTGGCACAAGAGCCCGGTTCACCTCGACGGCACAGGCTTTCCCCTTCAGACCAAGCGTTTCCACCAGTTGTTCCACCGAATGATCGATGGGGATCGTTGTAGATGAGCCGTTGATCTGAATCGAGATAGTGTGTGCTTCCGTATTCGGCATGAGATCATTATACTATGGTGCTGTGAACACGACCCGAACAACCCTCCCTCTGTGTCGGCCCCATCATCGGGGCTGGGTACATACCGCTGTCGTTCTGATTTTGATCGTGACGGCGCTGGCAGTAGCGGCGATATGGCTTGGACGGTTCGTTTTCCGCAAGGGGTACGACCAGTCAACACCAGAAGCTGTTATCCAGAGTGCGAAGCAAATGGTGCTCGACGGCAATGCCGGGCGACTGCACGAACTGGTATATGCAGGCCAGCCGGAACTTCGACGTGTGTTGCAGAACATCGGGCTTTCTCTCGGTGCACTCGATGATCTTGGTCGCGCGGTGCAGGCATCTTACCCAGAAGAGGTGCAGGAACTTCGAGAAGAGGCTCAGCGGGCTGCATCCAGCGGGAAAGCAACGTCGTTTATCGCACGAATAGCAACAGGACAGCAGCGGGACAGATCCGGCAATCGAAGCGAACGCGAGCAGGACTTCAGAGCAGCAATCGACTCGACACTCAAGGGGCTGATGAGCGATCCGTATGGCTGGCTAACCGCAAACGAGGAACGCCTCGGTGTGCAGTATCTCACCGACGAACAATCTGTACTGACACTCGATGGCAAACCACTTTTCCCCCCTGTTGGCATCAGTATCCAGCAGTTTGATGGGAAGTGGTATGTTGCGCCACCATGGGAGCACATGCGCAACATCGGCGCGTGGCCCAAATCCGACGAGGAATGGGAGATTCTCATTGAGTTCTCCGGCGTTGCCCAGAACATGCTGACCGACATGATCAAGGACGTCAAAGCAAAGAAATACCCGAATCTTCGCAATCTCGCCGAAGAAACAGGCGAGAGGGCATTCCTTCCGCTCGCCTTTGCGGGACTCGCATTTGGAAAGGCTGTGGAAGAACGCCAGAAAGCAGAACGCGAGGCACGGCGTGCCGAACGGGAAGCGACAGCGTCAGATACCACGTCTGGAGGGACGCAACCTGGAGCGTCCGAAGCGCCATCGAAAGATGACACACCACCAAACGACAATGGCCCGCTATGACTGAAACACGCAAGCCGAAGCAGCGATTTCGTCGGAAGAAGTCCGAGCCGGTCGATGAGGACAAGTCACCGTCGATGTCGCTTGAGCAGATCATGGGCGGCGACCCTGACAAGATCAGGGCAGAAGCTCCTCCACGTCCTCGTCTGACATATCTTGATGCGGTCCGTGGATTGGTGATCGTGCTCATGGCGATCGATCATGCGCGTGATTTCTGGACACCAACCCAGTTCCAACCAACCGACTTTGCAGCTGACGGCGGTGGATGGCAGTTCTTCTTTACACGCTGGATCACACATCTGTGCGCACCAACCTTTGTGCTGCTGGCTGGCATGGGAGCATGGCTGTGGAAAAGCCGCGGACGCTCCAAGGCACAGTTGTCCGTTTTTCTGCTGACACGTGGATGCTGGCTGATCTTTATTGAGTTTGTCGTGATCTCTATCTGGTGGCAGTTGCCATTCGGTGTGCTGTGGAAGGGATTCGACCCAAATCTCATGTATCCGTGGTCACAGGTGAATGTCACTCAGTTCCCGCCACCAATATACATGGCGCAGGTGATATGGGCGATCGGTGCAAGCATGATTCTGCTTGCAGGACTCATCTGGGTCCCCATTGCACTGCTCGCGCCATGTGCCGTGGCTGTCATACTCGGGCACAACCTGCTCGATCCACATGATGCGCAGTTCGGATTCCAGCAACTCGGTCAGCCTCGTACGTTCCTTGAGAAACTGCATGGCGTTGCCCACACCGGGTTTGGCGCTATATCTCTCCCGTCAGGCACTTCGCTCACAACAAACCGAACATGGATGAACGTGTATCCGCTCGTGCCGTGGTTTGCTGTACTTGCACTTGGGTATTCGATGGGGCCGCTCACAAAGCATCTTGGCAGAAAACGCCGAAAGACGTTCCTGCTGATCGGACTGGGGTGTATTGCTGTATTTGCTGCTGTTCGATACACCAACGCGTACGGCAATCCGTCACTATGGTCACCGCAAGCCACAACGCTCGACACAGCAATGTCTTTTCTGAATGTCGAAAAGTATCCCCCATCGGCACTCTACCTGCTCATTATGCTGGGTATTGGCATGATTCTGCTTGCAACCATCGATCTGCTCCCTACCACCATCGTGTGGATACTTACCGTGTACGGGCGAGTGCCATTTCTGTTCTATGTACTCCATCTGCCGCTACTCTGGCTCAGCGCAGCAATTATGGTGCAAAAACGTTTTGGTGATGATGCCGAACAATGGGCTTTATCAGCCCACAACATGCCAGGTGAACCCCAACTCTGGTGGACATACGCCGCGTGGTGTGGTTTGCTTGTTGCGTTGTTCCCTGTGTGCTACGCGTTCGGACGCATCAAGCAGAACTCCAAGGCGTGGTGGCTGAGTTATCTGTAAGAAAACAAAAAGCGGACGAGTTGCACACTCGACCGCTTTCTCTTTTACATCATGCCAATACGTTTTATCCACCGCCACCGGGTCGCCCGCTGCGAACGATGCGGCCGCCAACAACAGCAACCACTTCCTCGTTAGCGAACCCATCGATCGTGCTCAGTCCTGTTCCAGGATTCAGCTGAACATACCTGCGCCCTGACGGTGTCGCAGCTGCGCGATTCACGCCGTTTGACCAGTATGGGTATCCGTTGATCTGTCGATGGATGTAATCAGGAGCGTTGACAATAATCGCCCCGCGCCAGTAGCGGATTGTCGCAGCGTCACCGCCACCATCGACCCACTGCAACGGCTCAACAAGTTCCGTGACCAGATCGATGACTTCTTGTGCACGTTCTTCCTTTGTCTTGCGTTCGTCGCGATTATCCTGTCCACGATCCTGGAATGGCGACTGTCCGCCACCGCCCTGGCTGCTCTGCAACGCCTGTTGCAAGTCCAGTGTTGGAGCATTTGTGTAGTCCGGAAGTTCAAGCAGCAGATCGTTGATGTCGTAGATCTCAACGCGTTTTGTCTTGTTCAACCTGCTCTTGGGACCAACCTCGATCTCGCCGGTACGTTTCATCTGCCACGCTGGCTCTTCAAGATCTACTTCGATCTCATCAAGCACACGCTCGATCAAATCAAGCGCTGTACCCGGCGCAGCAACAACAGACACAAGCTGATCCTTGTCGAACCCTGTCTGGTACCGGTCAGAAATCCACTTGACGTCGATCTTTGCGCCGGTCTGCTCGGCAATGTATGCGAAGACTTCCTCAAGGCGAGTATCTGTAAACTCGACGGAGATCGGCTTCGTCAACTTTACAAGTGTGTCGCGCTGCGGAATCTGCTGTGATTCCACAACACCCGTTGTGATCTCGACTTCGTTTGCCAGTGCTGCTGGTACACACACTGCACCAGCGAATGCTGCAAGAGCAAGTGTCTTTGTCATGATTGCTTTCATGTGCTGATCTCCTGATCTGGCGGACACCAAACAGTATCCGCACGGAGTACATGGGTTTATTTTACCACAAGACCGGCCCAGTCGCGCCTGTGTGGCCCCACAAGCCCGTCCGCCAGTCATGGAAGACTTCCACTCATATCGACCCGCGCTACGGGTGTTTGTTCCATGGAAGGGTCTGAACCAATCCAGAATCTCATAAAAACAGCTCTTTTCTATCGGATTCAATAAGTTCGGAGCATCCTGTGACCGACAGGCTTACCAAGGTTCCGCCAAATCAAAACGGAGCGGGCGTAGAGGAGTGGTCTATGGCACGATGTGGAAACTGCGGCTCAGTACTCTTCGGCGGCATCAAGGAGAACGGTGCCCGATACTGCAACAAGGGCTGCCGCGACATCGCATGCGCCATCGACACGGTGGATCAACAGTTCGGCGATGAGGTGCTTGAGAAGGTGCTTGATGTGCATAGCGGACCATGCCCAAAGTGTGGAAAGCCGGGCCCCATTGACGTGCATACGTCCCACTTTGTCTGGTCGGCGATCTACATCACACGATACACCAGCACACCCGCTGTCTGCTGCACGTCGTGCGGAAGAAAGGCAAAGCTCACAAGCGCACTTGGATCGGCACTCGTCGGATGGTGGGGAATACCGTTCGGCATCCTGATCACCCCGGTATACGTCGGCGCAAACATTGTCGGATTGTTCAAGAGCCCCGACCCCGAGGTTCCTTCGGAACAACTCACACACATGGTCAAACTGCAGATTGCGTCGAACATCGTGCACCAAGTGCAGGAAGCCGCATAGCAGACTGAACTCGCACACCATAGGATCGATTGCCTTCAGTGCGACAGATACTGGACGAGATCAAGGATCCACAATGGGCACAATGATGTAGTCAAGCCCGATCCCCCTCCTGTACATAGACATGTAGTGAGTTGGGTTAAACTTCCCACCATTGTCCTCGCTGTCGATCCCCCTCGAATACAGCACGTATCCGGTGTCGCTGAGCGCAACTCCATCGGTTGGTCTTTGATTGTCTTCAGCAACATCCTCGGCAGTCGCGATCCGGTAGATGAGCCCGTCCGGATCGGTTGGAGTCGTTGGGATAGCGTCAAGGTATTCGGGCACAAGTTCCGCGAGTGTCGAAGGCAGTCTGCCGGTGTCATTCCGATATGCCTCAATACCGAGCACTGTCAGCGTTCCGGCACGGCGCGCACAGGCCAGCAGATTGCTCGCCCACATCCCCTCGAACACTGACACAAGATCATCCAGTTCCGCTGCGTACGAATCAACGATCTGTATCATCTCAGCATCGAGTTGTATCAGCTCGTCGCTCGCGTTTATCGGATCGAGCATGATCGCCTGTTGCGCGCGGGAGTAAACGTCTGCAACTCGGGTGCGAGCAGAGCTCCTCGAGTACCTCTCACGCCAGCCGTCATTCATGCGACTGTCAATCAATGCCGCTGCAATGACACTGTTTCCCTCAAAGGCAAACCCCACATCAAGAACAGCGTAGCTCTGGAGTTTGGCTGCAATCTGCCGATGCACATCCCGGCCCAGCGGCCGAGCGATCACCCATTCCCTGATCCGTTTATTTACATCCGACTCAATTATAACTCCAAGCATAAAATCAGTGGAGTCCGGCTCTAAGGTATGGGCCTCAGCCAGTGCAAGCATCCGATCCACCTCCGTGTAGAGCGTCTGAAGGTGATAGTCGGACACGTCTTTCGACGCAGCAACCCACGCGACAGCCAATCGGTACGTCAAGTACATGTATGTCCAGCGCGTAGCGTCTCCGATCGGTGTTAGCGTATTGATCCAGCCCGCAACTCCAAGGTCCGGATCGGGCGATCGCATCCTCGCTGGCTGTTTCACAACGTCATCAATAAGATCAAGATACCCAGCTGACACCAGATCATCCGACATGTCTCTGTCGAATGATCGGACAGGCTTGCTCTGGCGTATCCAATCGGCAGCGCGCGGGAAGTCATCCAACTGCCATTCCTGATTCGCATCGTAGGGTTCGATATTGGCAACATGCTTTTCTCGAATCTCGACATAAATCGACCAGATCTCAGCAAAGATCGAGTCGTCAGGAAGATCTAATGAGATTGACCTCCCTGATTGATTCAGCACCCGAACCCGATCTTCTATGAGATTTCGAATCTCCGCATCGCCGTTGATTCGAGGAACCACAGGCCCTTTGTATCGAGCAGAGTGAAATGCGATGCCAATCCCAATCGCACTCAGTAACACCAACACAAGTACAACAACAATCGCACGCCCCGATCTGGAAACCATGCAGTGTTGTTGTGCTTTGAAATCATCGGATTTCATGAACTGCAACCGATTACTTGGAGTAATCGAACACGCCGCGCCCGGTCTTGTCGCCCAGTCTGCCTGCGGTGACAAGCTGCTTCAATAACGGGCACGCGCGATAGCGCGGATTGTTGAGCCCTTCGGCGAGCACCTCCATGATGTGCACGCACGTGTCGAGCCCGATGAAGTCCGCGAGACGAAGTGGTCCCATCGGATGCGCCATCCCGAGTTTCATAATCTCGTCGATGTGCTCGGGCTCTGCAACGCCCTCCATCCAAGTGTAGAACGCTTCGTTGATCATCGGCATGAGGATGCGATTGGAAACGAATCCGGCGCGATCGTTTGCGGGAACAGCGGTCTTGCCCATCGCATTCGAAAGCGCGATCGTGCGATTGGTTGTCTCGTCACTTGTCGCAAGCCCGCGGATCACCTCGACGAGCTTCATCACCGGCACCGGGTTAAAGAAGTGCATGCCAATGAATCGGTCGGCTGCATCTCCCACAGCCGTCGCGAGTTTGGTGATGCTGATACTCGACGTGTTCGTGGCGATGATCTGGTTGCCTGTGTACATCGCAGCAAGCTTGCCGAACAGATCAAGCTTGACATCAAGATCCTCAACAATCGCTTCGATCACGATGTCAGCGCCAGTCAACCCGTTGAGGTCTGTCGCGTAGGTGATGCGTCCCTTGGCTGCCTCGGCATCCTCTTGTGACATCCTCCCCTTGTCGACAGCGCGGGCGAGCAACTTGTCGTGGAGGGCCTTGCACTTATCGATCGATCCGGGAAAAGCATCGAAGACGATCGTGGCGAATCCGCTGACAGCTGCGACCTGCGCAATACCGCCGCCCATCTGGCCCGCGCCAACGACACCCACTGTCTTCACATTGTGCATTGTCCAGTTCTCCTGATCGAGTGCATAGCGCAGCCCGGGCCCAGCCGCAATCAAAAACCGCCCGAACGCAACGGTATGCCCCCGGGTGCCGACCGCTGCTTCTGTTCTGGTTGTGTTCTATCATGCCGCATGGGTGATCCGTCACGACTCGACAAGTTAATGAAGCTGTATGCACTGGACGAGAACGACGCGTTCACGCTGTACGCGATCGCGCAGGAGCACGGCAAAGCGGGCAGTGTTGAGGAGGCTCTGTCGTGGTATGACAAGTGCATCGACGCCGACAAGGACTACTGCTACGCCTACTACCACAAGGCAAAGACACTCGATGATGCTGGCAGGACCGATGAGGCGATCGCTGTGCTCCAGCAGGGCATGCAGATCGCCCGCGAGACAGGCGAGTCGCACGCATTCGGCGAGATGCAGGACTTCCTCGGGATGATCGAATGAGCAATTCCGATCAACAATCTGCCAGAGCGCTCGATTTTGCGATGAAACTGCTGACAAAGTCCAGACTCAGCGAGCGCAGTCTGCGCGAAAAGCTGGTTCGGCAACGCATCGCAGAGGACCAGATCGACACCGCAATCGAAACGCTGAAGCAGCGAGGATTCATCGATGACATGAAAGCTGCCCGCAGCGCGGTCGAAGCGTGGCTGGAACGCCAACCAGCTGATCGAACTCATTACGAGTCGAAGTTACACAAGCTCGGAATCGACAGGCACACCGCATCATCCGTATTGGACGAAGTGCTTGAGCATCGCTCGCGGATTGATGATGCTGTCGCAGCTCTCAAGGGAACACCGTCGGCAGATGTGCGTACCTTGAAGGAGTGGCAGACCCGCGCCAGGCGTGCAGCGGGCAAGCTTGCCCGGTTAGGGTTTGATGAGGACACAATCGAACTCGTAGTTGACCAGGTGCTGGGACCACAACCCGAACAGGAAACAGCGGATTTGTTCGAGAACGAATGAATCAGGACGTTTCCCTGAAACACGACTTCGCATCAGCCGAAACACCCATGCGTGGCGTTATTCTCGGTCGGTTGCCGATACGTGGAATCCTGATGAGGCTCTGGTAGTACATCGTTGGTGCCAGAGGTATACACTCTTGGCTCGCCCCAAAGGAATCATCCGTACTTATGCAGACACTTTCCGCACCAGCATCACGTCGTTCAGCCCTCTGTCTTCTCTCCACAGTCACTCTCGCAGCGATGCTTCCCGGTTGCATTGCCGTGGACAATGAGTACAACACGCACGATCCGTCTATCAAGCCCGCCCGCGTGTGGTACGCACAGGACAACACGCTCACAGGGACGTTGGTGGTCGCAGATGCACCCGCAATGTCGTCGCTGAATCGGTCAAGCTGGCTCCCTATCCAGTACACAATCGCAGATGGCAGTGTCGCCCATGCACCGACCTACTCGCC
Coding sequences:
- a CDS encoding ABC transporter permease, whose product is MTTYLIRRLLLIVPTLFGITFLVFMIIAMSPGGIGAAMKASGGQMNATSAAMKEARLEDRYGLDAPPVVQYVRWLAQISPIKFGPRAQIDEAGDTVLRPREQKPPILWEWFTDDLAVDDIAVEPFAWPDGATDEHKRKAWRQASQEYARVRVRAIGLRKTQQILLVEYAQSIELRGAYDVNEKIRESVLRSHKPATSHPMWAAIQQTGQEAIDAYRIAYKERLQLLAMLDAKPYKESGVPIVPGILWLGSPDLGKSFSRTRPVSELILQALPVTLTLNLIAFTIIYAVAIPSGMLAAAKRGSAVDSIMGAAYIALWSFPIPLAGVLAIGFLASRQGLGMFPVSGLHDVMADNMPYLPTLESRGYLFDTIWHMVLPVLCIVYGGFAVLSKQVRASMLDNYNADYVRTAKAKGVRGIDILLQHVFRNSLLPVITIFVSIFPATFSGSVVIEKIFNINGMGKLVLDSIYQRDRELLLATTLIVAAVNLLALLLADILYALADPRITYD
- a CDS encoding ABC transporter permease; this translates as MTSTTNNPHASEVPDSVPAIMAPPRERDNPFTRSPIGIAGMVFLALMFAACVLSLPLTLGSAENSTTARYMSGDAVSARLSPAWWPWKNADEKERLDQIKVQRAAVPDGPQGTPAPILGTDVLGRSLMIRVLAGGGISLTIGIVAALISVCIGTVYGSISGFFGGKVDAVMMRIVDILFGLPYILLVVLLAVAVDAMVMNLVAARAEHANVQRQAYVEQELQSRAVPVLVETYSDQFNAVELGLVADLGVDPDITLNELLSEGGPLSPEDRSQVIERLAKEQTSELRDEIIKESQTQIKGGDLSESQRATLQVITLLVAIGGVSWLTMARVVRGQVLSLKNQPFMEAARAIGTPLNRQFVQHLLPNLLGPIIVYATLTVPQAILQESFLSFLGIGVSPPLPSWGNLAAEGLDQLNQHRSYWWLLFFPCLLLGLTLLALNFVGEGLREAFDPKRAKR
- the thiS gene encoding sulfur carrier protein ThiS translates to MSIQINGSSTTIPIDHSVEQLVETLGLKGKACAVEVNRALVPKRDHARTKLKDGDMVELVTLVGGG
- a CDS encoding DUF1624 domain-containing protein; the encoded protein is MTETRKPKQRFRRKKSEPVDEDKSPSMSLEQIMGGDPDKIRAEAPPRPRLTYLDAVRGLVIVLMAIDHARDFWTPTQFQPTDFAADGGGWQFFFTRWITHLCAPTFVLLAGMGAWLWKSRGRSKAQLSVFLLTRGCWLIFIEFVVISIWWQLPFGVLWKGFDPNLMYPWSQVNVTQFPPPIYMAQVIWAIGASMILLAGLIWVPIALLAPCAVAVILGHNLLDPHDAQFGFQQLGQPRTFLEKLHGVAHTGFGAISLPSGTSLTTNRTWMNVYPLVPWFAVLALGYSMGPLTKHLGRKRRKTFLLIGLGCIAVFAAVRYTNAYGNPSLWSPQATTLDTAMSFLNVEKYPPSALYLLIMLGIGMILLATIDLLPTTIVWILTVYGRVPFLFYVLHLPLLWLSAAIMVQKRFGDDAEQWALSAHNMPGEPQLWWTYAAWCGLLVALFPVCYAFGRIKQNSKAWWLSYL
- a CDS encoding 3-hydroxybutyryl-CoA dehydrogenase (converts (S)-3-hydroxybutanoyl-CoA to 3-acetoacetyl-CoA), whose product is MHNVKTVGVVGAGQMGGGIAQVAAVSGFATIVFDAFPGSIDKCKALHDKLLARAVDKGRMSQEDAEAAKGRITYATDLNGLTGADIVIEAIVEDLDVKLDLFGKLAAMYTGNQIIATNTSSISITKLATAVGDAADRFIGMHFFNPVPVMKLVEVIRGLATSDETTNRTIALSNAMGKTAVPANDRAGFVSNRILMPMINEAFYTWMEGVAEPEHIDEIMKLGMAHPMGPLRLADFIGLDTCVHIMEVLAEGLNNPRYRACPLLKQLVTAGRLGDKTGRGVFDYSK
- a CDS encoding tetratricopeptide repeat protein yields the protein MGDPSRLDKLMKLYALDENDAFTLYAIAQEHGKAGSVEEALSWYDKCIDADKDYCYAYYHKAKTLDDAGRTDEAIAVLQQGMQIARETGESHAFGEMQDFLGMIE
- a CDS encoding RecX family transcriptional regulator codes for the protein MSNSDQQSARALDFAMKLLTKSRLSERSLREKLVRQRIAEDQIDTAIETLKQRGFIDDMKAARSAVEAWLERQPADRTHYESKLHKLGIDRHTASSVLDEVLEHRSRIDDAVAALKGTPSADVRTLKEWQTRARRAAGKLARLGFDEDTIELVVDQVLGPQPEQETADLFENE